The following coding sequences lie in one Sorghum bicolor cultivar BTx623 chromosome 6, Sorghum_bicolor_NCBIv3, whole genome shotgun sequence genomic window:
- the LOC8073380 gene encoding uncharacterized protein LOC8073380 isoform X1, which produces MLRAFTNFSRFLGLFPQSSEDMARSPRKRKLAAHDVRSASHAVPKNYKKTKRSGRKNELRSTPEEKYWKNATCSICLERPHDAVLLLCSSHNKGCRPYMCGTNYKHSNCLELFKNAYSREKSACEVSTAVELTNQKPKTMLLACPICRGEVKGWTVVKPARRFLNRKRRACMHEDCSFVGTYKRLKKHVKSKHRSSKPREVDPARLAEWEEFENEKERQDAISIVSALNPGSVIMGDYIIDPDSDISDPYSDNSLDDFGDSTSSDSDDQGFYDSDPVRRDRAYRRNGERPSRSLTYVGGLPPRRPLRVGFVHRSLSQRRNS; this is translated from the exons ATGCTAAGAGCATTCACTAATTTCAGCAGATTTTTGG GTCTTTTTCCCCAGAGTTCTGAAGACATGGCAAGGAGTCCAAGAAAGCGTAAGCTGGCAGCTCATGATGTTAGGTCAGCCTCTCATGCTGTACCTAAGAACTACAAGAAAACGAAAAGATCAGGCAGGAAAAATGAACTGCGATCAACGCCAGAGGAAAAGTACTGGAAAAATGCCACATGCTCAATATGCTTGGAACGTCCTCATGATGCTGTCCTGCTCCTTTGTTCGTCTCATAACAAGGGTTGTCGACCATACATGTGTGGTACCAATTATAAACATTCCAATTGTCTTGAGCTGTTTAAAAATGCTTATTCAAGGGAGAAATCAGCATGTGAAGTGTCAACTGCAGTGGAACTAACTAACCAGAAGCCAAAGACAATGCTGCTTGCGTGCCCTATCTGCCGTGGGGAAGTTAAAGGGTGGACAGTGGTCAAACCTGCGCGGCGATTTCTGAACCGCAAAAGGAGAGCTTGTATGCATGAGGATTGCTCATTTGTCGGGACGTATAAGAGACTCAAAAAACATGTGAAGTCCAAGCATCGTTCATCAAAGCCTCGTGAAGTTGACCCTGCACGCTTGGCTGAATGGGAGGAGTTTGAAAATGAAAAGGAGAGGCAAGATGCGATTAGCATTGTCAGTGCTTTGAATCCAGGATCCGTTATCATGGGGGACTACATCATTGATCCAGATAGTGATATCAGCGATCCTTACAGTGACAACTCTCTAGATGATTTCGGTGACTCCACATCCTCAGATAGTGATGACCAAGGTTTTTATGATAGTGATCCTGTACGCAGAGACAGAGCTTATAGGAGAAATGGGGAAAGACCAAGTCGCAGTCTCACATATGTTGGGGGACTGCCTCCTCGGAGGCCACTGCGGGTTGGTTTTGTCCACAGATCTTTGAGTCAGCGACGCAACAGTTAA
- the LOC8073380 gene encoding uncharacterized protein LOC8073380 isoform X2: MARSPRKRKLAAHDVRSASHAVPKNYKKTKRSGRKNELRSTPEEKYWKNATCSICLERPHDAVLLLCSSHNKGCRPYMCGTNYKHSNCLELFKNAYSREKSACEVSTAVELTNQKPKTMLLACPICRGEVKGWTVVKPARRFLNRKRRACMHEDCSFVGTYKRLKKHVKSKHRSSKPREVDPARLAEWEEFENEKERQDAISIVSALNPGSVIMGDYIIDPDSDISDPYSDNSLDDFGDSTSSDSDDQGFYDSDPVRRDRAYRRNGERPSRSLTYVGGLPPRRPLRVGFVHRSLSQRRNS; encoded by the coding sequence ATGGCAAGGAGTCCAAGAAAGCGTAAGCTGGCAGCTCATGATGTTAGGTCAGCCTCTCATGCTGTACCTAAGAACTACAAGAAAACGAAAAGATCAGGCAGGAAAAATGAACTGCGATCAACGCCAGAGGAAAAGTACTGGAAAAATGCCACATGCTCAATATGCTTGGAACGTCCTCATGATGCTGTCCTGCTCCTTTGTTCGTCTCATAACAAGGGTTGTCGACCATACATGTGTGGTACCAATTATAAACATTCCAATTGTCTTGAGCTGTTTAAAAATGCTTATTCAAGGGAGAAATCAGCATGTGAAGTGTCAACTGCAGTGGAACTAACTAACCAGAAGCCAAAGACAATGCTGCTTGCGTGCCCTATCTGCCGTGGGGAAGTTAAAGGGTGGACAGTGGTCAAACCTGCGCGGCGATTTCTGAACCGCAAAAGGAGAGCTTGTATGCATGAGGATTGCTCATTTGTCGGGACGTATAAGAGACTCAAAAAACATGTGAAGTCCAAGCATCGTTCATCAAAGCCTCGTGAAGTTGACCCTGCACGCTTGGCTGAATGGGAGGAGTTTGAAAATGAAAAGGAGAGGCAAGATGCGATTAGCATTGTCAGTGCTTTGAATCCAGGATCCGTTATCATGGGGGACTACATCATTGATCCAGATAGTGATATCAGCGATCCTTACAGTGACAACTCTCTAGATGATTTCGGTGACTCCACATCCTCAGATAGTGATGACCAAGGTTTTTATGATAGTGATCCTGTACGCAGAGACAGAGCTTATAGGAGAAATGGGGAAAGACCAAGTCGCAGTCTCACATATGTTGGGGGACTGCCTCCTCGGAGGCCACTGCGGGTTGGTTTTGTCCACAGATCTTTGAGTCAGCGACGCAACAGTTAA
- the LOC8057432 gene encoding uncharacterized protein LOC8057432: protein MADAPSPSPTPTAAAAAEAGSASTPLLRRRGSYARSMSHARDELSSFRSGLRWMCVDPSEAGAGPAVSWLVFAALGVAVPAAAHAATTPGHAYDTQVQVSLTLSAALAYATLYSLVRRRGLRRLLYLDRLRHDSQDVRAGYIVQLAGSFRLLACFVLPCFLADAGYKVFWYCANAPFPPWWSAAACALEMASWMYRTAMFFMACVLFRTICYLQILRMTGFARDFGQCADVAAVLRQHRRIRVQLQRISHRYRRFILYSLILVTASQFTALLAATRPHAQVNFATAGELALCSVSLVTGLLVCLHSAAKITHKTQAITSVAAAWHADATINSLDRDQENPRTPSKGCLQQQQQAPTSPFPMGNASSGEESDDDEWRSEDSVDTSRFTSFHATNISFQKRQALVTYLENNRAGITVFGFVVDRTWLHALFMIEFSLVMWLLGKTIGIS from the exons ATGGCGGacgcgccgtcgccgtcgccgacgccgacggcggccgccgcggcggagGCGGGGTCCGCGTCGACGccgctgctgcggcggcggggcTCGTACGCGCGGTCCATGTCGCACGCGCGCGACGAGCTCAGCAGCTTCCGCTCGGGCCTGCGGTGGATGTGCGTCGACCCCTCGGAAGCCGGCGCCGGCCCCGCGGTCTCCTGGCTCGTCTTCGCCGCGCTCGGCGTGGCCGTCCCGGCCGCCGCGCACGCCGCGACGACGCCCGGGCACGCCTACGACACGCAGGTGCAGGTGTCGCTCACGCTCTCCGCCGCGCTCGCCTACGCCACGCTCTACTCCCTCGTCCGCCGCCGTGGGCTGCGCCGGCTGCTCTACCTCGACCGCCTCCGCCACGACTCGCAGGACGTCCGCGCCGGGTACATCGTCCAGCTCGCGGGCTCGTTCCGCCTCCTCGCCTGCTTCGTGCTCCCCTGCTTCCTCGCCGACGCCGGGTACAAGGTGTTCTGGTACTGCGCCAACGCACCCTTCCCGCCCTGGTGGTCGGCCGCGGCGTGCGCGCTGGAGATGGCGTCGTGGATGTACCGCACcgccatgttcttcatggcgtgCGTGCTGTTCCGCACCATCTGCTACCTGCAGATCCTTCGCATGACCGGGTTCGCGCGGGACTTCGGCCAGTGCGCCGACGTCGCCGCCGTGCTGAGGCAGCACCGCCGGATACGCGTCCAGCTGCAGCGGATCAGCCACCGCTACCGAAGGTTCATACTCTACTCCCTCATCCTCGTCACCGCCAGCCAGTTCACTGCGCTGCTCGCCGCCACCAGACCCCACGCGCAAGTCAACTTCGCCACCGCCGGCGAGCTCGCG ctctGCTCCGTGAGCCTCGTCACGGGCCTGCTCGTCTGCCTCCACAGCGCGGCCAAGATCACGCACAAGACGCAGGCGATCACCAGCGTCGCCGCGGCGTGGCACGCCGACGCCACCATCAACAGCCTGGACCGTGACCAGGAGAACCCCAGGACGCCCAGCAAGGGGtgcctgcagcagcagcagcaggcgcccACGAGCCCCTTCCCGATGGGGAACGCGTCGTCCGGCGAAGAGTCCGACGACGACGAGTGGCGGAGCGAGGACAGCGTGGACACCTCAAGGTTCACGTCTTTCCACGCCACCAACATCTCCTTCCAGAAGAGGCAGGCGCTAG TGACGTACTTGGAGAACAACCGGGCGGGGATCACGGTGTTCGGTTTCGTCGTCGATCGGACATGGCTGCACGCGCTGTTTATGATCGAGTTCTCGCTGGTAATGTGGCTGCTAGGGAAGACGATCGGCATATCTTGA